A region from the Corylus avellana chromosome ca7, CavTom2PMs-1.0 genome encodes:
- the LOC132188382 gene encoding uncharacterized protein LOC132188382 isoform X2, with product MAASATATGAANLCYSASQHRHSKPASKKPMGTLKFVIQNPVHLSRTRAETSFPIRALDPQTEEQEEKENDSNRTGAFTSSQEDLDYLWKLIAGSVVGGGVIKYGSIVFPEITRPNLVQALIMISTPVVVAVFLLVKRSRAETRSEEP from the exons ATGGCAGCCTCTGCCACAGCAACCGGAGCTGCCAACCTCTGCTACTCAGCGTCCCAACACCGCCATTCAAAGCCTGCTTCAAAGAAACCAATGGGTACCCTAAAGTTCGTCATCCAGAACCCAGTCCACCTTTCAAGGACAAGGGCCGAAACGTCTTTCCCCATCCGAGCTCTCGATCCCCAAACCGAAGAGCAAGAGGAAAAAGAGAATGACAGTAACAGAACCGGCGCTTTCACCTCCTCGCAG GAAGATTTGGATTATTTGTGGAAATTGATAGCTGGTTCAGTTGTGGGTGGAGGTGTAATTAAGTATGGAAGCATAGTTTTTCCAGAAATAACCAGACCCAACCTCGTACAGGCTCTGATTATGATATCAACTCCTGTTGTTGTagctgtttttcttttggtcaaGAGAAGTCGGGCAGAGACACGAAGCGAGGAACCTTAG
- the LOC132188382 gene encoding uncharacterized protein LOC132188382 isoform X1: protein MAASATATGAANLCYSASQHRHSKPASKKPMGTLKFVIQNPVHLSRTRAETSFPIRALDPQTEEQEEKENDSNRTGAFTSSQVTFFHWEDLDYLWKLIAGSVVGGGVIKYGSIVFPEITRPNLVQALIMISTPVVVAVFLLVKRSRAETRSEEP, encoded by the exons ATGGCAGCCTCTGCCACAGCAACCGGAGCTGCCAACCTCTGCTACTCAGCGTCCCAACACCGCCATTCAAAGCCTGCTTCAAAGAAACCAATGGGTACCCTAAAGTTCGTCATCCAGAACCCAGTCCACCTTTCAAGGACAAGGGCCGAAACGTCTTTCCCCATCCGAGCTCTCGATCCCCAAACCGAAGAGCAAGAGGAAAAAGAGAATGACAGTAACAGAACCGGCGCTTTCACCTCCTCGCAGGTCACCTTTTTTCATTGG GAAGATTTGGATTATTTGTGGAAATTGATAGCTGGTTCAGTTGTGGGTGGAGGTGTAATTAAGTATGGAAGCATAGTTTTTCCAGAAATAACCAGACCCAACCTCGTACAGGCTCTGATTATGATATCAACTCCTGTTGTTGTagctgtttttcttttggtcaaGAGAAGTCGGGCAGAGACACGAAGCGAGGAACCTTAG